In a genomic window of Sulfurimonas denitrificans DSM 1251:
- the bamA gene encoding outer membrane protein assembly factor BamA encodes MRIFLAIVLTLLAINSFAQTIKSIKYNGMVQISESVALRMLKFEVGDNVSDEKIDESIKAYHKQGYFEDIWVDVDKDGVLTFHFKEKPLISKIELKGWKENDAEIIDSVIQIKTGALYDEKKIEAAKKRIIEAINQEAKIDSVVEISKELLDNGSYKVTFLVNEGEEIIIEELLYSGVIGVDSDDFDSMIANKEREFMGWFWGRNDGKMKVADLAYDPLRIRDFYMQHGYLDAEIKEPFVRVNFDNYKADMSYQIKEGEVYSISAITIEQDKEVIDNAKIKELLNLKVGDVFNIETFRNDSQKIKTLIADLSYAFVQVVPDLKKDKDKREVEVVFKVSPGDKVKIRNVVISGNSRTLDRIIRRELYLGPGDMYSLTDLSDSRNALGRLGFFDGNTIEEKRVDNSTMDLVVKVKEAPTGNIQLGGGYGSYGGLLVSVAVDDRNVWGSGIDVGVKAERSSLSSNYSFSISNQRLNDSDFSGNFSIYTSSFEYQDYTIMSDGLSAGLGYRFTRYISGHLGYNYSKNKYDIEEDANLTYINDYMFQDYTKSSVVASVKYDDTDDFYLPRKGVMLSQSVENAGIGGEAKFMKTRTTFGAYKGLEEYVGFDLISRYKAKISYVKDMGFLPIAEKFYLGGIGSVRGYESYSLSPTTKKDATASDGIRRYGGEYSATNSFELSFPLVPKAKMRLVTYLDWGYIGTSEKSNNTYLVENLSRGGFGAGLEWFSPVGPIQLMFSKPLGSKDGDKTSVFEFTMGQRF; translated from the coding sequence ATGAGAATATTCTTAGCAATAGTTCTAACCCTCTTAGCGATAAACTCTTTCGCACAAACAATCAAATCAATCAAATATAACGGTATGGTTCAAATATCAGAATCAGTGGCACTTAGGATGTTAAAGTTTGAAGTAGGCGATAACGTAAGTGATGAAAAAATTGATGAATCAATAAAGGCATATCATAAACAGGGATATTTTGAAGATATTTGGGTTGATGTAGATAAAGATGGAGTGTTGACATTTCACTTTAAAGAGAAACCTCTTATCTCAAAGATTGAGTTAAAAGGGTGGAAAGAGAATGATGCTGAGATTATAGATAGTGTAATTCAGATTAAAACAGGTGCTCTTTATGATGAGAAGAAGATAGAAGCTGCAAAGAAAAGAATTATTGAAGCAATCAATCAAGAGGCGAAAATTGACAGCGTTGTGGAGATTTCCAAAGAGCTTTTAGATAACGGAAGCTACAAAGTCACCTTTTTAGTAAATGAGGGTGAAGAGATTATTATAGAAGAGTTACTCTACAGTGGAGTAATTGGAGTAGATAGTGATGATTTTGATAGCATGATTGCTAACAAAGAGAGAGAGTTTATGGGTTGGTTTTGGGGTAGAAATGATGGGAAGATGAAAGTTGCTGATTTAGCTTACGACCCACTGCGAATTCGTGATTTTTATATGCAACATGGTTATTTGGATGCTGAAATCAAGGAGCCATTTGTAAGAGTAAACTTTGATAATTATAAAGCAGATATGAGCTATCAGATAAAAGAGGGTGAAGTTTACTCAATCAGTGCAATTACAATTGAACAAGATAAAGAAGTTATAGATAATGCTAAGATAAAAGAGCTGTTAAATTTAAAAGTTGGTGATGTATTTAATATAGAGACTTTCCGCAACGATTCACAAAAAATTAAAACACTTATAGCTGACCTTAGCTACGCATTTGTTCAGGTTGTACCAGATCTTAAAAAAGACAAAGACAAAAGAGAAGTAGAAGTTGTATTTAAAGTTTCTCCAGGAGACAAGGTAAAGATAAGAAATGTAGTTATCTCAGGAAACAGCAGAACATTAGATAGAATCATAAGAAGAGAGTTGTATCTAGGGCCTGGCGATATGTACTCTCTTACCGACCTCTCTGATTCCAGAAATGCACTTGGACGATTAGGTTTCTTTGATGGAAATACAATAGAAGAGAAGAGAGTTGACAACTCAACTATGGATTTGGTTGTTAAAGTAAAAGAAGCTCCTACTGGAAATATTCAATTAGGTGGTGGATATGGAAGTTATGGCGGACTTTTAGTCAGCGTTGCTGTTGATGATAGAAATGTTTGGGGATCAGGAATTGATGTGGGAGTAAAAGCGGAACGCTCGTCACTCTCATCTAATTACTCTTTTTCTATCTCTAACCAAAGATTAAATGATAGTGATTTTAGCGGAAATTTCTCAATCTATACATCTAGTTTTGAATATCAAGATTATACTATTATGTCTGATGGATTAAGTGCTGGTTTGGGATATAGATTTACAAGGTATATAAGCGGACATTTGGGCTATAACTACTCTAAAAATAAGTATGATATAGAAGAGGATGCAAACTTAACTTATATTAATGATTACATGTTTCAAGACTATACAAAAAGCTCTGTAGTGGCAAGTGTAAAGTATGATGATACTGATGATTTTTATCTTCCAAGAAAAGGTGTTATGCTCTCACAAAGTGTTGAGAATGCAGGTATTGGTGGTGAAGCAAAATTTATGAAAACAAGAACAACTTTTGGTGCTTATAAAGGGCTTGAAGAGTATGTTGGATTTGATTTAATCTCAAGATATAAAGCTAAGATAAGCTATGTTAAAGATATGGGCTTTTTACCAATTGCAGAGAAGTTTTACTTGGGTGGAATAGGAAGCGTTAGAGGATATGAATCCTACTCTTTATCTCCAACAACAAAAAAGGATGCCACTGCATCTGATGGTATAAGAAGATACGGAGGAGAGTATAGTGCTACAAACAGCTTTGAGTTGAGCTTTCCTCTTGTTCCAAAAGCAAAGATGCGTTTAGTTACTTATCTTGACTGGGGCTATATCGGAACGAGTGAGAAGAGTAATAATACATATTTAGTTGAAAACCTCTCAAGAGGCGGTTTTGGTGCTGGACTTGAGTGGTTCTCTCCAGTTGGACCGATTCAGTTGATGTTCTCAAAACCTTTAGGAAGCAAAGATGGAGACAAAACTTCAGTATTTGAATTTACTATGGGACAAAGATTTTAA
- a CDS encoding Ppx/GppA phosphatase family protein: MAKRVAVIDIGSNSLRMVIYEKTSRFAFHILYEAKSRVRISQNAYQNGGNLQEIPMQRAFDALSNFIPIIASFKARKTLCVATSALRDAPNKKEFLNRVKNCLGLNIKVIDGQREAYLGAIACANLLPEQQSALSIDIGGGSTEFALISKKNILKSVSLNLGTVRLKELFFDFNNIDGAKEYIDKELALLDEMDASTIIGIGGTFRAISSAILTNSNYPMDKLHAYKPSYDDFEEFLEKILSSDDENLKKLGIKSSRFDVIKSGALILLRVFKKFNIKELLTSGVGVREGVFLADLLRTSNDRFPLNYNTSVRYILDAYIENISYANQISRVSKELFDLVADRLNMDKKYRHELSIASKLCMSGNSIHFYSSNKHSYELIQDALEFGFTHEQIALIATLARFSKRKLPSASHVDKFSSLLPHNEQLNALSYILSLSVALLSHMPRNIDFKLTLRDDTIEVESKNSLYLARECVEKLEPLKNSPLMVKFL, from the coding sequence ATGGCGAAACGTGTAGCAGTCATAGATATAGGTTCTAATTCGCTTAGAATGGTTATCTATGAAAAAACCTCTCGCTTTGCTTTTCATATCCTTTATGAAGCAAAAAGCAGAGTAAGAATATCCCAAAATGCATATCAAAACGGTGGAAATCTTCAAGAAATTCCAATGCAGAGAGCTTTTGATGCACTAAGTAATTTTATCCCAATAATTGCATCTTTTAAAGCAAGAAAAACTCTTTGTGTTGCAACCTCTGCACTTAGAGATGCACCCAATAAAAAAGAGTTTTTAAATAGAGTCAAAAATTGCCTTGGATTAAACATCAAAGTAATTGATGGGCAAAGAGAAGCCTACCTTGGAGCCATTGCCTGTGCAAATCTTCTTCCAGAGCAACAAAGCGCCCTTAGTATAGATATTGGCGGGGGCTCAACAGAGTTCGCTCTAATAAGTAAAAAAAATATTTTAAAAAGCGTATCACTAAACCTTGGAACAGTGCGTCTAAAAGAGCTTTTCTTTGATTTTAATAATATAGATGGTGCAAAAGAGTATATCGATAAAGAGTTAGCACTCTTAGACGAAATGGACGCTTCAACTATAATTGGGATAGGTGGAACATTTAGAGCAATCTCTTCTGCCATACTGACAAATAGCAACTATCCAATGGATAAACTACATGCATACAAACCATCTTATGATGATTTTGAAGAGTTTTTAGAAAAAATATTATCTAGTGATGATGAAAATTTAAAAAAACTAGGCATTAAAAGTTCAAGATTTGATGTTATCAAATCTGGTGCACTTATCCTTCTTAGAGTTTTTAAGAAATTTAATATAAAAGAGCTCTTAACTAGTGGCGTAGGTGTCAGAGAAGGGGTTTTTTTAGCAGACTTGCTTAGAACATCAAATGATAGATTTCCACTTAACTACAACACTTCAGTTCGCTATATTCTTGATGCTTATATTGAAAATATTTCATACGCAAATCAGATAAGCAGAGTTTCAAAAGAGTTATTTGACTTAGTTGCTGATAGATTAAATATGGATAAAAAATATCGCCATGAGTTATCTATCGCTTCAAAATTATGTATGAGCGGAAATTCTATTCACTTCTATTCTTCTAATAAGCATAGTTATGAACTTATACAAGATGCGCTAGAATTTGGATTTACTCATGAGCAGATTGCTCTTATTGCGACACTTGCAAGATTTTCAAAAAGAAAACTACCATCTGCTTCACATGTGGATAAATTTAGTTCCCTTCTTCCTCATAACGAGCAATTAAATGCGTTGAGCTATATTCTTTCTTTGAGTGTTGCACTGCTTTCTCATATGCCAAGAAACATTGATTTTAAACTAACACTTAGAGATGATACGATTGAGGTTGAATCAAAAAATTCTCTCTATCTAGCAAGAGAGTGTGTAGAGAAGTTAGAACCATTAAAAAACAGCCCTCTTATGGTGAAATTTCTATAA
- a CDS encoding YfhL family 4Fe-4S dicluster ferredoxin → MALIINDECIACDACREECPTIAIEEGDPIYFIDPDRCTECVGVYDEPACISVCPVDCIIPDKDNVESIAELQFKYKHLQEEEL, encoded by the coding sequence ATGGCTTTAATAATAAATGATGAGTGTATTGCATGCGATGCATGCCGTGAAGAGTGCCCTACTATCGCTATTGAAGAGGGCGACCCGATCTACTTTATAGATCCAGATCGCTGTACTGAATGTGTTGGCGTTTATGATGAACCAGCATGTATATCTGTCTGTCCTGTTGATTGTATTATTCCAGATAAAGACAATGTTGAATCAATTGCTGAACTTCAATTTAAATATAAGCATCTACAAGAAGAGGAGCTTTAA